The following coding sequences lie in one Klebsiella huaxiensis genomic window:
- a CDS encoding L-lactate dehydrogenase, translating into MNTKARKVMIIGAGNVGASAAYALLNQNICEELILVDLNKARAEAHAQDLSDAAAYMPGMMTISTREAGDCADVDIAVITVSGGALKPGQTRLDELTNTAKIVKSIVPQMMNGGFNGIFLIATNPCDIITWQVWQLSGLPRSQVLGTGVWLDTTRLRRVLAQELDIGAQSIDAFILGEHGDTQFPVWSHSAVYGSAIGDVYQKHTGKALDRELIAEKVRKLGFEIYSGKGCTEYGVAGTIAEICRNIFTGSHRALAVSCILDGEYGVSGAAAGVPAVLTQSGVQQIIELQLADDEAEKFRHSIEVIKANIARLP; encoded by the coding sequence ATGAATACCAAAGCGCGTAAGGTGATGATTATCGGAGCTGGGAACGTCGGTGCCTCTGCGGCCTATGCCCTGTTGAACCAGAATATCTGCGAGGAGCTGATCCTCGTTGATCTGAACAAAGCCCGCGCCGAAGCCCACGCCCAGGATCTCAGTGATGCGGCTGCCTATATGCCGGGGATGATGACGATTTCCACGCGGGAAGCCGGCGACTGCGCCGATGTCGATATCGCGGTGATCACCGTTTCTGGTGGCGCGCTCAAACCGGGCCAGACGCGCCTGGACGAACTGACCAACACGGCGAAAATCGTCAAAAGTATCGTCCCGCAGATGATGAACGGCGGCTTCAACGGCATCTTTCTGATTGCCACTAACCCTTGCGACATTATCACCTGGCAGGTGTGGCAACTTTCAGGCCTGCCGCGCAGTCAGGTACTGGGCACCGGCGTCTGGCTGGATACCACCCGCCTGCGGCGGGTGCTGGCCCAGGAGCTGGACATCGGTGCGCAAAGTATCGATGCCTTTATCCTCGGCGAACATGGCGATACCCAGTTTCCGGTATGGTCGCACTCGGCGGTCTACGGTTCAGCCATTGGTGACGTTTATCAAAAACATACCGGCAAAGCGCTGGACCGGGAGCTGATTGCCGAAAAGGTGCGCAAGCTGGGGTTTGAAATTTATTCGGGTAAAGGCTGCACCGAATATGGCGTTGCCGGGACCATCGCTGAGATCTGCCGCAATATTTTCACCGGCAGTCATCGTGCGCTGGCGGTATCGTGCATTCTTGACGGGGAATATGGCGTGAGCGGCGCGGCGGCAGGCGTTCCTGCCGTACTGACGCAAAGCGGCGTGCAGCAGATTATTGAGTTGCAATTAGCCGATGATGAAGCGGAAAAGTTCCGCCACTCTATTGAGGTGATTAAAGCCAATATCGCCCGATTACCGTAA
- a CDS encoding DeoR/GlpR family DNA-binding transcription regulator encodes MKGYNRLEQIMDYLKSHNLVTVDQLVAVTTASPATIRRDLIKLDQEGVISRTHGGVTLNRFIPSQPTTQEKSQRSQQEKYAIASAAAALVKAGDAIVLDAGTTMIELARQITHLPLRVITSDLHIALFLSEFKQIEVTIIGGRIDDSSQSCIGEHGRRLLQNIWPDLAFVSCNGWDLEKGVTSPTEEKAALKRDLIANARRRILLADSSKYGAWSLFNITHLDSLTDIITDNHLPEETREMLVHIHPRLIIAD; translated from the coding sequence ATGAAGGGATATAACCGGTTAGAGCAGATTATGGATTATCTGAAGAGCCATAATCTGGTGACAGTGGATCAACTGGTGGCGGTGACCACCGCGTCGCCAGCCACGATTCGCCGCGATCTGATTAAACTCGATCAGGAAGGGGTGATTAGCCGTACTCATGGCGGCGTGACCCTGAACCGGTTTATTCCTTCCCAGCCGACGACACAGGAAAAATCCCAGCGTAGCCAGCAGGAAAAATACGCCATCGCCAGCGCGGCGGCGGCGTTAGTCAAGGCCGGGGACGCCATTGTCCTCGATGCCGGGACGACGATGATTGAACTTGCCCGGCAAATAACTCATCTGCCGCTACGAGTGATCACCAGCGATCTGCATATCGCTCTGTTTTTATCCGAATTCAAGCAAATCGAAGTGACCATTATCGGCGGGCGTATTGACGATAGCAGCCAGTCCTGCATTGGTGAACACGGTCGCCGACTGCTGCAAAATATCTGGCCCGATCTGGCTTTTGTCAGCTGCAATGGCTGGGATCTGGAGAAGGGCGTCACTTCACCAACGGAAGAAAAAGCGGCGCTGAAGCGGGATTTAATCGCCAACGCCCGGCGGCGCATTCTGCTGGCGGACAGCTCGAAATACGGCGCCTGGTCGCTGTTTAACATCACCCATCTCGACTCGCTCACCGATATCATTACCGATAATCATCTGCCAGAAGAGACGCGCGAGATGTTAGTGCATATTCATCCCCGGCTGATCATCGCCGACTAG
- the sad gene encoding succinate-semialdehyde dehydrogenase: MNLSATHAVSVNPTTGEMVSSLPWATEQQVDSAIALADQGYCQWRNVSVANRAAVLRNVGSAMRVRAEELAQMISLEMGKPIAQARGEVAKSANLCDWYAEHGPAMLNTEATLVEDNKAVIEYRPMGAILAIMPWNFPVWQVLRGAVPILLAGNSYLLKHAPNVMGSAAIIGEIFAQAGVPAGVFGWVNATNDGVSQIINDPRIAAVTVTGSVRAGKAIGAQAGAALKKCVLELGGSDPFIVLNDADLDEAVKAAVIGRYQNTGQVCAAAKRFIVEAGIVDAFTQKFVAAVAALKMGDPRDEQNYVGPMARFDLRDELHEQVLATLKEGATLLLGAEKIEGAGNYYAPTVMGNVTSGMTGFRQELFGPVATITEARDADHALALANDSEFGLSATVYTTSEEQAQRFASELECGGVFINGYCASDARVAFGGVKKSGFGRELSHFGLHEFCNVQTVWKDRR, encoded by the coding sequence ATGAATTTATCTGCAACTCATGCGGTTTCCGTGAATCCGACGACAGGTGAAATGGTGTCCTCTCTGCCCTGGGCTACCGAACAGCAAGTTGATTCAGCGATTGCCCTTGCGGACCAGGGTTATTGCCAGTGGCGCAACGTCAGCGTGGCGAACCGCGCGGCGGTGCTGCGTAACGTCGGCAGCGCAATGCGTGTCCGCGCTGAAGAGCTGGCGCAAATGATTAGCCTTGAGATGGGCAAGCCGATTGCTCAGGCGCGCGGCGAAGTCGCTAAATCAGCCAATCTTTGCGACTGGTATGCCGAGCATGGTCCGGCGATGCTGAATACCGAAGCGACTCTCGTTGAAGACAATAAAGCGGTGATTGAGTACCGCCCGATGGGCGCGATCCTCGCAATTATGCCGTGGAACTTCCCGGTGTGGCAGGTGCTGCGCGGTGCGGTACCGATTCTGCTGGCGGGTAACAGCTATCTGCTCAAGCACGCGCCGAACGTGATGGGCAGCGCGGCGATAATCGGTGAGATCTTCGCACAAGCGGGCGTCCCGGCAGGTGTGTTTGGTTGGGTTAATGCTACCAACGACGGCGTTTCGCAGATTATCAACGATCCGCGTATTGCCGCCGTGACTGTCACCGGCAGCGTGCGGGCCGGGAAGGCTATAGGCGCGCAGGCCGGCGCGGCGTTGAAAAAATGCGTGCTGGAGCTGGGTGGCTCCGATCCGTTTATCGTGCTGAACGACGCCGACCTCGACGAGGCGGTAAAGGCCGCGGTGATTGGTCGTTATCAGAATACCGGGCAGGTCTGCGCTGCCGCAAAACGCTTTATCGTTGAAGCGGGGATTGTTGACGCTTTTACGCAGAAATTTGTCGCCGCCGTCGCCGCGCTGAAAATGGGCGATCCGCGCGATGAGCAGAACTATGTCGGGCCAATGGCGCGCTTCGACCTGCGCGATGAGCTACATGAGCAGGTGCTTGCAACCTTAAAAGAAGGTGCAACCCTGCTGCTGGGCGCGGAAAAAATCGAAGGCGCGGGCAACTACTATGCGCCGACGGTGATGGGAAACGTCACCTCCGGGATGACCGGTTTTCGCCAGGAGCTGTTTGGCCCGGTGGCGACCATCACCGAAGCACGAGACGCCGACCATGCGCTGGCGCTGGCAAATGATAGCGAGTTTGGTCTCTCTGCGACGGTTTATACCACCAGTGAGGAGCAGGCTCAGCGTTTCGCCAGCGAGCTGGAGTGCGGCGGAGTGTTTATCAACGGCTACTGCGCCAGCGATGCTCGCGTAGCGTTCGGCGGGGTGAAGAAAAGCGGATTTGGTCGTGAGCTATCCCACTTCGGCCTGCACGAATTCTGCAACGTGCAAACCGTCTGGAAAGATCGTCGTTAA
- the dtnK gene encoding D-threonate kinase, translated as MGCGDNKVLVLADDFTGANDAGVSLAETGMRAEVAFSGSYQGEAQALILNSDSRAQSAAEAARRVTHLLQAVLPRFQPRWTVKKIDSTLRGNLGAELDAAMTALNCPIAVLAPAFPTAGRVTRQGKCYVHGLPVDETEFATDPKTPVSSADIATVVAQQSNARCSRVTVDTLGAALAQTVNVASVLIVDAEENAQLDVIIAAVAESTQRVLLVGSAGLCDALARSLATAPHGPLLAVVGSMSEIAQQQIACLEKHPRITRVEIDVAMAFGGDATADARRIAAVLSESNHCVVTTRPDSEARKGIEALCQRHGVDRTTLGERICAYLARVSELAIAQSQPGALYLSGGDVAIAVAQALGASGFHITGRVAQCVPYGNFLGSSWQRPVMTKAGGFGTETTLLEVVNFIEEKMSD; from the coding sequence ATGGGCTGCGGTGATAACAAGGTGCTGGTGCTGGCAGATGACTTTACCGGTGCCAATGACGCAGGAGTTAGCCTGGCGGAGACGGGAATGCGGGCGGAAGTGGCGTTCAGCGGCAGCTACCAGGGAGAAGCGCAGGCGCTGATCCTTAATAGCGATAGCCGTGCGCAGTCCGCTGCAGAGGCGGCGCGGCGGGTTACACATTTACTACAGGCGGTTTTGCCGCGTTTCCAGCCGCGCTGGACAGTCAAAAAAATCGACTCCACGCTGCGCGGGAATCTTGGCGCTGAACTGGACGCGGCAATGACGGCGCTCAACTGCCCGATCGCGGTACTGGCTCCTGCCTTCCCGACGGCAGGTCGGGTGACGCGGCAGGGTAAGTGCTATGTGCACGGCTTGCCGGTTGATGAGACTGAGTTTGCAACTGACCCGAAAACGCCGGTTAGCAGTGCTGATATCGCCACCGTGGTGGCGCAGCAAAGCAATGCGCGCTGTTCACGGGTGACGGTCGATACGCTGGGGGCTGCGCTGGCGCAAACCGTAAACGTAGCAAGCGTGCTGATCGTGGATGCAGAAGAGAACGCCCAACTGGACGTCATTATCGCGGCAGTGGCTGAATCTACGCAGCGGGTGCTGCTGGTGGGGTCTGCCGGGCTGTGTGACGCCCTGGCGCGAAGCCTGGCCACCGCGCCGCACGGGCCGTTGCTGGCGGTCGTTGGCTCGATGAGTGAAATCGCTCAACAGCAAATCGCATGCCTTGAGAAGCATCCTCGCATCACACGGGTAGAAATTGATGTCGCCATGGCCTTTGGCGGCGACGCAACGGCAGATGCCCGGCGCATTGCCGCGGTGTTGAGCGAAAGCAATCATTGTGTGGTTACCACTCGCCCCGATAGCGAGGCGCGAAAGGGGATTGAAGCCCTGTGCCAACGGCATGGGGTCGATCGCACCACCCTCGGCGAGCGTATTTGCGCTTATCTGGCGCGAGTCAGCGAACTGGCCATCGCGCAAAGTCAGCCGGGAGCGCTCTATTTATCCGGCGGTGATGTGGCTATCGCCGTCGCGCAGGCTCTGGGAGCCAGCGGATTTCATATTACAGGTCGCGTGGCGCAGTGCGTGCCGTACGGCAATTTTCTGGGTAGTAGCTGGCAACGGCCGGTAATGACCAAGGCAGGCGGATTCGGAACGGAAACTACGCTGCTGGAGGTTGTGAACTTTATTGAGGAGAAAATGAGTGACTAA
- a CDS encoding GNAT family N-acetyltransferase has product MYTIAATPLNHPELNALIAQLDVYQQALYPAESNHLIDLSALPPESVIALLIRDPQQQAIGCGAIVLGEEGFGEMKRVFIDPTHRGQQLGEKLLAALEEEALRRECHTVRLETGIHQHAAVALYTRNGYQTRSAFAPYQPDPLSIFMEKLLLVDLRSAAL; this is encoded by the coding sequence ATGTATACCATCGCCGCGACTCCGCTGAACCACCCGGAATTGAACGCCTTGATAGCCCAACTGGACGTCTACCAGCAGGCGCTTTATCCGGCCGAAAGCAACCATCTGATAGATCTTAGTGCACTGCCGCCTGAATCGGTGATTGCGCTGCTGATCCGCGACCCGCAACAGCAGGCTATTGGCTGTGGGGCAATTGTGCTGGGGGAGGAGGGCTTTGGTGAGATGAAGCGGGTATTTATCGACCCGACCCATCGCGGTCAGCAGCTTGGCGAGAAACTGCTGGCGGCGCTGGAAGAAGAGGCTTTACGGCGCGAGTGCCACACCGTGCGTCTGGAGACCGGCATCCATCAGCATGCGGCCGTGGCGTTATATACCCGTAATGGCTATCAGACCCGCAGCGCCTTCGCGCCGTATCAGCCGGACCCGTTAAGCATCTTTATGGAGAAACTGTTGCTTGTCGATCTTCGTTCAGCAGCTCTATAA
- a CDS encoding D-threonate 4-phosphate dehydrogenase, with protein sequence MTNIIAVTMGDPAGIGPEIIIKSLVEGKLNGAPVVVVGCAQTLRRVLALEITPRAELRIIDNPGQAQFSPGTINVIDEPLADPEGLRVGEVQAQAGDLAYRCIKRATELAMAGEVFAIATAPLNKEALHLAGHNFPGHTEMLAHLTKTKDYAMVLYTDKLKVIHISTHVALRKFLDTLNQPRVETVIGIADSFLRRVGFSNPRIAVAGVNPHAGENGLFGDEEIRIVGPAVEAMKAKGLNVTGPCPPDTVFMQCHDGLFDMVVAMYHDQGHIPLKLLGFYDGVNITAGLPFIRTSADHGTAFDIAWTGKAKSDSMATSIELAMQIAQE encoded by the coding sequence GTGACTAACATCATTGCGGTAACGATGGGAGACCCGGCAGGCATTGGCCCGGAAATTATTATTAAGTCCCTGGTGGAGGGAAAACTGAACGGCGCACCCGTTGTGGTGGTGGGCTGCGCGCAGACGCTACGGCGTGTTCTGGCGCTGGAGATCACTCCGCGCGCCGAGCTGCGAATCATTGATAATCCCGGACAGGCACAGTTTAGCCCTGGCACCATTAACGTTATCGACGAACCGCTGGCCGACCCGGAAGGGCTACGTGTCGGGGAAGTGCAGGCGCAGGCGGGCGATTTGGCCTACCGTTGTATCAAGCGCGCGACCGAACTGGCGATGGCCGGTGAGGTTTTTGCAATTGCTACCGCACCGTTGAACAAAGAAGCGCTGCACCTGGCAGGACACAATTTCCCGGGGCATACCGAGATGCTGGCCCATCTGACTAAGACCAAAGATTACGCGATGGTGCTGTATACCGATAAGCTCAAAGTTATCCATATTTCCACCCACGTCGCGCTGCGCAAGTTTCTCGATACCCTAAACCAGCCGCGGGTCGAAACGGTGATTGGTATCGCCGATAGCTTCCTGCGTCGGGTTGGCTTTAGCAATCCGCGCATTGCCGTCGCAGGCGTTAACCCGCACGCTGGGGAAAATGGTTTGTTTGGTGATGAAGAGATTCGTATCGTCGGCCCGGCCGTTGAAGCGATGAAGGCCAAAGGGTTGAACGTGACCGGCCCGTGCCCGCCGGATACGGTATTTATGCAGTGCCACGACGGACTGTTTGATATGGTGGTGGCGATGTATCACGATCAGGGACACATTCCGCTAAAACTGCTCGGGTTTTATGATGGGGTAAATATCACTGCCGGACTGCCGTTTATTCGCACATCCGCAGACCATGGCACGGCGTTTGATATTGCCTGGACAGGTAAAGCTAAGTCTGACAGCATGGCTACCTCTATTGAGCTCGCCATGCAAATCGCACAGGAATAA
- the ptrR gene encoding putrescine utilization regulator PtrR: MDLTQLEMFNAVASTGSITQAAQKVHRVPSNLTTRIRQLEADLGVELFIRENQRLRLSPAGHSFLRYSQQILALVDEARMVVAGDEPQGLFSLGSLESTAAVRIPTTLAHFNQRYPKIHLALSTGPSGTMIDGVLEGNLSAAFVDGPVVHPGLEGLPVFPEEMMIVAPMGHPPIARASEVNGASVYAFRANCSYRRHFESWFHADRATPGRIHEMESYHGMLACVITGAGLALIPRSMLESMPGHQQVSAWPLAEERRWLTTCLVWRRGAKTRQLEAFIELLNEDRQATVSP; the protein is encoded by the coding sequence ATGGATCTGACCCAGCTTGAGATGTTTAACGCTGTTGCCAGCACTGGCAGCATTACCCAGGCCGCGCAGAAGGTGCATCGCGTGCCGTCTAACCTGACGACCCGTATTCGCCAACTGGAGGCAGATCTCGGCGTCGAGTTGTTTATCCGCGAAAACCAGCGCCTTCGCCTGTCGCCCGCCGGGCACAGTTTTTTACGCTATAGTCAGCAAATTCTGGCCCTGGTTGATGAGGCTCGCATGGTGGTTGCCGGGGATGAACCCCAGGGGCTGTTTTCGCTCGGATCGCTGGAAAGTACCGCCGCCGTGCGTATCCCTACTACGCTGGCGCACTTTAATCAGCGCTACCCAAAGATTCATCTTGCCCTCTCCACCGGTCCCTCCGGCACCATGATCGACGGCGTACTTGAAGGCAACCTTAGCGCGGCCTTTGTTGACGGTCCGGTGGTGCATCCGGGGCTTGAAGGGTTACCGGTGTTCCCGGAAGAGATGATGATCGTAGCACCAATGGGCCACCCGCCCATTGCTCGTGCCAGCGAAGTGAACGGAGCCAGCGTCTACGCGTTTCGCGCCAACTGTTCCTATCGACGTCATTTTGAAAGCTGGTTCCATGCCGATCGCGCCACGCCGGGTCGAATTCACGAAATGGAGTCCTATCACGGGATGCTGGCTTGCGTGATTACCGGGGCCGGGCTGGCGCTGATCCCGCGCAGCATGCTGGAGAGCATGCCGGGCCATCAACAGGTCTCCGCCTGGCCGCTGGCCGAAGAGCGGCGCTGGCTAACGACCTGTCTGGTATGGCGTCGCGGGGCGAAAACCCGTCAACTTGAAGCGTTTATAGAGCTGCTGAACGAAGATCGACAAGCAACAGTTTCTCCATAA
- a CDS encoding iron-containing alcohol dehydrogenase, producing the protein MATINSTLISGAGAFTALVPLLTGKQRILLITDANVGKLDAAQQIRAIVEGEGRQVQVIDAVPAEPSQHDMAQIQNLVGASQPELVVGIGGGSVLDVTKLLSVLLHPCSPGLDALLAGEKPQQKVMSLLIPATAGTGSEATPNAILAIPEQNTKVGIISPVLLPDYVALLPELTTSMPAHIASSTGIDALCHLIECFTSTVANPVSDNAALIGLRKLVRNIELSVTEPQNLTAKLEMLWASYYGGVAINHAGTHLVHALSYPLGGKYHLPHGVANAILLAPCMKVVRPHTVAKFAQVWDLIPDADQTLSEEEKSYALVEWLAALVKRLQLPDNLAALGVPQESIGELSEAALNVKRLMNNAPCSVSQDQVQAVYRTLFPEQ; encoded by the coding sequence GTGGCAACCATTAACAGCACTCTGATTAGCGGCGCGGGCGCGTTTACTGCCCTGGTTCCGTTGCTGACAGGTAAACAGCGCATTTTGCTGATCACCGACGCCAACGTCGGCAAACTTGACGCTGCACAGCAGATCCGCGCGATTGTGGAAGGCGAAGGACGTCAGGTACAGGTGATTGATGCGGTCCCTGCCGAGCCGAGCCAGCATGATATGGCGCAGATCCAGAACCTCGTTGGCGCAAGTCAGCCAGAATTAGTGGTCGGTATTGGCGGAGGTAGCGTCCTCGACGTGACCAAACTGCTCTCCGTTTTGCTGCATCCTTGCTCGCCGGGGCTGGACGCGCTGCTGGCAGGTGAAAAGCCGCAGCAAAAAGTGATGTCGCTGTTAATTCCTGCCACGGCGGGCACCGGCTCCGAAGCCACGCCGAACGCGATCCTGGCGATCCCGGAACAGAACACCAAGGTGGGGATTATCTCGCCGGTTTTGCTGCCGGACTATGTTGCCCTGCTGCCGGAGCTCACCACCAGCATGCCCGCGCATATCGCCTCTTCGACAGGCATTGACGCACTGTGCCACCTGATTGAGTGCTTTACGTCAACCGTCGCTAACCCGGTCAGCGATAACGCGGCGCTAATTGGCCTGCGCAAACTGGTACGCAATATCGAGCTTTCGGTGACCGAGCCGCAGAATCTGACCGCGAAGCTGGAAATGCTGTGGGCCTCATATTATGGCGGCGTGGCCATTAACCATGCAGGCACCCATCTGGTCCACGCCCTCTCCTATCCGCTTGGCGGCAAATACCATCTGCCACACGGCGTGGCTAACGCTATCCTGCTGGCCCCTTGTATGAAAGTGGTGCGTCCGCATACGGTCGCGAAGTTTGCGCAAGTCTGGGATCTGATCCCCGATGCCGACCAGACCCTCAGCGAGGAAGAGAAATCTTATGCGCTGGTTGAGTGGCTTGCCGCACTAGTAAAACGCCTGCAGCTACCGGATAACCTTGCCGCGTTGGGCGTACCGCAGGAGAGCATCGGAGAGCTGAGCGAAGCGGCGCTTAACGTCAAACGTTTAATGAATAATGCGCCGTGCAGCGTTAGCCAGGATCAGGTCCAGGCGGTTTATCGCACCCTATTTCCAGAACAATAA
- a CDS encoding LLM class flavin-dependent oxidoreductase codes for MSYRISILDKSPLAAGETAAQALARTLTLAQQAEAWGYHRFWIAEHHNTDQLASPSPELAIAWILGQTRKIRVGSGGVMLQHYSPYKVAENFNMLAAIAPGRVDLGVGKAPGGLPLSTRALQQGLNPQEKGTFADQLAQLDNWLSLTEADGEESVRATPIPPRRADGFLLGASLESAQLAAHLDWNFVFAAHLNGDKNLLRDVLTRWRELSRREAIVAVQVIVAEDAATAVELAKTVEVWGVELENGQRVTVGSESQAAAFARQAGSRPTHIARRESAVLFGTPEQVKAQLDALRSAWGIDEFIIDTPISDGAARLNSLRLLAQAHLSAEVQP; via the coding sequence ATGTCTTATCGAATCAGTATCCTGGATAAAAGCCCGCTGGCAGCCGGGGAAACGGCAGCACAGGCGCTGGCGCGTACATTAACGCTTGCGCAACAGGCGGAAGCCTGGGGCTATCACCGTTTCTGGATTGCCGAACACCACAATACCGACCAGCTCGCGAGCCCGTCGCCGGAGCTGGCGATCGCCTGGATCCTCGGCCAGACCCGCAAGATTCGCGTCGGCTCCGGCGGCGTCATGCTGCAACACTACAGCCCGTACAAAGTAGCGGAAAATTTCAATATGCTCGCCGCCATTGCGCCGGGCCGCGTCGACCTGGGCGTCGGCAAAGCACCCGGCGGCCTGCCGCTTTCTACGCGTGCTTTACAACAGGGGCTTAATCCGCAGGAGAAAGGGACTTTTGCCGACCAGTTGGCGCAGCTTGATAACTGGCTGTCGCTGACCGAAGCCGACGGCGAGGAGAGCGTGCGCGCCACGCCGATCCCGCCGCGTCGCGCCGACGGTTTTCTTCTCGGGGCGAGCCTTGAAAGCGCGCAGTTGGCGGCCCATCTGGACTGGAACTTTGTCTTCGCTGCGCATCTTAACGGCGATAAAAATTTGCTGCGCGACGTGCTAACCCGCTGGCGTGAACTCAGCCGCCGTGAAGCGATTGTCGCCGTTCAGGTCATCGTGGCTGAAGATGCCGCGACGGCGGTGGAGCTGGCAAAAACAGTGGAAGTGTGGGGCGTTGAACTGGAAAACGGCCAGCGGGTGACCGTCGGTAGCGAGTCGCAGGCGGCGGCGTTTGCTCGTCAGGCGGGCAGCAGGCCAACGCATATTGCCCGTCGGGAATCGGCGGTGCTGTTTGGCACTCCAGAGCAGGTCAAAGCGCAGCTGGATGCGTTGCGGTCAGCCTGGGGCATTGATGAATTTATTATCGATACGCCCATTAGCGACGGCGCGGCGCGTCTTAACTCCTTACGCCTGCTGGCCCAGGCGCATTTGAGCGCGGAGGTGCAGCCATGA
- a CDS encoding dihydrodipicolinate synthase family protein has translation MSNAITGVLTAIVTPFTVDGAVNIPALKQQVQRQLAAGNGIFCGGTNGEFFVLNEAEKVAVAKACVEEVAGRAHVVAHIGEVSTRETIRLGKQIENLGVDAVSVITPWFVPLKQDELISHYTAIADALSVPVFLYNIPARTGNTIEPQTARTLAKHPNIIGVKDSAGSYESLKGFLDTVQDIADFDVLNGPDSLIHQGFVDGCSACISGLANVAPKEINAIWANFKAGDVDGSRLAQESVTGLRTDLYKVAFSPAAVKKALQLMGHEVGDSRYAVSFTPAQCEQIKQVIAKYIS, from the coding sequence ATGAGCAATGCAATTACCGGCGTACTGACCGCCATTGTGACCCCTTTTACCGTCGATGGCGCAGTGAATATTCCGGCGCTGAAGCAGCAGGTCCAACGTCAGCTCGCCGCGGGAAACGGTATTTTCTGTGGCGGTACCAACGGCGAGTTCTTTGTGCTCAATGAAGCGGAAAAAGTCGCCGTTGCCAAAGCCTGCGTTGAAGAAGTGGCCGGGCGCGCCCACGTGGTGGCGCATATTGGCGAAGTGTCGACTCGCGAGACTATTCGTTTAGGTAAACAGATTGAAAATCTCGGCGTCGATGCGGTCTCGGTGATCACGCCGTGGTTTGTGCCGCTGAAGCAGGATGAGCTTATCAGTCACTACACCGCCATCGCTGACGCCCTGAGCGTTCCGGTATTTCTCTACAACATTCCGGCGCGTACTGGCAACACCATTGAACCGCAGACCGCGCGCACGCTGGCAAAACACCCGAACATTATCGGCGTCAAAGATAGCGCTGGCAGCTACGAAAGCCTGAAGGGTTTCCTTGATACGGTGCAGGATATTGCCGATTTCGACGTGCTGAACGGTCCTGACTCGCTGATCCACCAGGGCTTCGTTGACGGCTGTTCCGCCTGTATTTCCGGGCTGGCCAACGTCGCGCCGAAAGAGATCAACGCCATTTGGGCAAACTTTAAAGCGGGTGATGTTGACGGCTCCCGTCTGGCTCAGGAGAGCGTGACCGGACTACGTACCGATCTTTATAAAGTGGCGTTCTCCCCGGCAGCAGTGAAAAAAGCCTTGCAGCTGATGGGCCATGAGGTTGGCGACAGCCGCTATGCGGTCAGCTTTACGCCAGCGCAGTGTGAGCAAATTAAACAGGTTATTGCTAAATATATTTCCTGA
- a CDS encoding TerC family protein: MFIWMLDPEIWLTLVTLTFLEIILGVDNIIFLSLVVAKLPPHQQNIARKLGLSGAMVMRVLLLVSIAWLAHITVPLFTIANFVVSVRTIILFVGGCFLIYKSLQEIRGELMQEEESHGGSHRQLSLAGAIVQIMLLDIVFSLDSVITAVGLSQHIFIMITAVIIAVGIMMFAAKTIGDFVNNTPTMKMLALTFLLLVGALLVADSLEVHIAKGYLYFAIFFSLTVETLNIVRTKKIIKASQQDEAYDSLQLNK; encoded by the coding sequence ATGTTTATATGGATGCTTGACCCTGAAATATGGTTGACGCTGGTTACGCTCACCTTTCTGGAAATTATTCTCGGGGTCGATAATATTATTTTCCTCTCGCTGGTGGTGGCAAAACTTCCGCCGCATCAGCAAAATATTGCCCGTAAGTTGGGATTAAGTGGCGCGATGGTAATGCGCGTGTTATTGCTGGTGTCGATTGCCTGGCTTGCACATATTACGGTTCCGTTGTTTACCATTGCAAATTTTGTGGTGTCGGTGCGCACGATCATTTTATTTGTTGGCGGTTGTTTCCTTATTTACAAATCGCTGCAGGAGATCCGCGGCGAACTGATGCAGGAAGAGGAGTCACACGGCGGCAGCCATCGTCAGCTCTCACTGGCAGGCGCTATCGTGCAGATCATGCTGCTGGATATTGTCTTCAGTCTGGACTCTGTGATTACCGCTGTCGGTTTGTCACAACATATTTTCATCATGATTACCGCCGTGATTATTGCCGTGGGCATAATGATGTTCGCCGCTAAAACTATTGGTGATTTTGTCAATAATACGCCAACAATGAAAATGCTGGCATTAACCTTTTTGTTGCTGGTTGGCGCATTACTGGTTGCCGATAGCCTGGAAGTCCATATTGCGAAGGGATATCTCTATTTTGCTATTTTCTTCTCCCTGACCGTAGAAACATTAAATATCGTTCGCACTAAAAAAATCATTAAGGCTTCGCAGCAGGATGAAGCTTACGACTCATTACAGCTCAATAAATAA